One window from the genome of Asterias amurensis chromosome 12, ASM3211899v1 encodes:
- the LOC139945484 gene encoding probable RNA-binding protein 18: MEQSERRRLWVGNIDEKISEYSLLKLLRRHGEIAQFDFLFHKTGPSEGKPRGYCFVSFKTREEAEHAIHALDGKLALSKKLAVKWAHSQTSSYKTQEQQIEEDKNTLAPDKLPSSFGGHQAAVAGTSTKKHACKNSNDAKIRAIESKLRQMERASNDFNIVPTYSAASQQQPKGKTDAKRSKPYDKR, encoded by the exons ATGGAGCAGAGTGAAAGACGGAGACTCTGGGTTGGGAACATCGACGAAAAGATATCTGA ATACAGCTTGTTGAAGCTCTTGAGACGTCACGGTGAAATCGCACAATTTGACTTCCTTTTTCACAAGACGGGACCAAGCGAGGGCAAACCAAGAGGTTACTGTTTTGTCAGCTTTAAGACTCGGGAG GAGGCTGAACATGCCATTCATGCTTTAGATGGTAAGCTGGCACTGAGCAAGAAACTTGCTGTGAAATGGGCCCACTCCCAGACATCAAGCTACAAG ACACAAGAACAGCAGATCGAGGAAGACAAGAATACTCTTGCCCCGGACAAGCTCCCAAGTAGCTTTGGTGGTCATCAGGCTGCAGTGGCAGGCACAAGCACAAAGAAACACGCGTGCAAAAATAG caatgATGCAAAGATCAGAGCCATCGAGAGTAAATTAAGACAGATGGAGCGTGCCAGCAATGACTTCAACATCGTACCAACGTACTCGGCTGCAAGCCAGCAGCAACCCAAAGGGAAAACTGATGCCAAACGGTCCAAACCATATGACAAGAGGTGA
- the LOC139945230 gene encoding uncharacterized protein isoform X2, which produces MADALVVPSCIMLRVIITEGNIQKLILPPGLESVQDLKNQVKERFELKREFSLQFVDPDFDNFMSLSSLKDIKDRGTIKVVPLSIPDSDSDTDIDTVFDPLSNSSLLSSSPSMSEASSMSTAVSTCSTDRALQWPTVFPIPSFSIDTEMKLSNGETTV; this is translated from the coding sequence ATGGCAGATGCACTTGTTGTACCAtcgtgcataatgttgagagtCATCATCACCGAAGGAAACATCCAGAAGCTGATTCTACCCCCTGGGCTGGAAAGTGTGCAGGATTTGAAGAACCAAGTCAAGGAGAGGTTTGAACTCAAACGGGAATTCAGTCTCCAATTCGTTGATCCGGACTTTGATAATTTCATGAGCTTATCATCACTCAAGGATATTAAAGACAGGGGAACTATCAAAGTCGTTCCACTTTCTATTCCTGATTCAGATTCAGACACAGACATTGACACTGTGTTTGATCCTTTGAGTAATTCATCTCTGCTGTCATCGTCCCCGTCGATGTCGGAAGCATCATCCATGTCTACTGctgtaagtacatgtagtacagatAGAGCACTTCAGTGGCCTACCGTCTTTCCAATCCCATCCTTCTCAATCGACACAGAGATGAAACTTTCAAACGGGGAAACAACAGTTTGA
- the LOC139945230 gene encoding uncharacterized protein isoform X1 gives MPFIIVKMADALVVPSCIMLRVIITEGNIQKLILPPGLESVQDLKNQVKERFELKREFSLQFVDPDFDNFMSLSSLKDIKDRGTIKVVPLSIPDSDSDTDIDTVFDPLSNSSLLSSSPSMSEASSMSTAVSTCSTDRALQWPTVFPIPSFSIDTEMKLSNGETTV, from the coding sequence TCAAGATGGCAGATGCACTTGTTGTACCAtcgtgcataatgttgagagtCATCATCACCGAAGGAAACATCCAGAAGCTGATTCTACCCCCTGGGCTGGAAAGTGTGCAGGATTTGAAGAACCAAGTCAAGGAGAGGTTTGAACTCAAACGGGAATTCAGTCTCCAATTCGTTGATCCGGACTTTGATAATTTCATGAGCTTATCATCACTCAAGGATATTAAAGACAGGGGAACTATCAAAGTCGTTCCACTTTCTATTCCTGATTCAGATTCAGACACAGACATTGACACTGTGTTTGATCCTTTGAGTAATTCATCTCTGCTGTCATCGTCCCCGTCGATGTCGGAAGCATCATCCATGTCTACTGctgtaagtacatgtagtacagatAGAGCACTTCAGTGGCCTACCGTCTTTCCAATCCCATCCTTCTCAATCGACACAGAGATGAAACTTTCAAACGGGGAAACAACAGTTTGA